One part of the Anaerolineales bacterium genome encodes these proteins:
- a CDS encoding ATP-dependent Clp protease ATP-binding subunit, whose protein sequence is MERLTQRARRVLSLAHQEAERMRHNYIGTEHLLLGLIREEGGVAARVLRDLGLEAPRVQEIVERMTGAGQHEGEKIDLSPGTQQVLEFAFEEARRLGNHYVSTEHLLLGLVRYGEGIALNVLRKLGVTPEQIRRQTRRVLQESSAPRRPASSTQSGERRPRREQRSAKTPMIDQLAVDLTTQAEEEKLDPVIGREQEIERVIQILARRNKNNPALIGEPGVGKTAIVEGLAQRIIDGDVPAPLLGKRVLQLDVGSLVAGTMYRGQFEERLKKVIDELKASEAILFIDEAHMLVGAGAAGSSVDAANILKPALSRGELQVIGATTLEEYRKHIESDSALERRFQPVIVDEPSVEETIDILRGVRPAYEEHHRLRISDEALDAAARLSARYVTERFLPDKAIDLIDESASRVRMYKSPAAKEAKAVTEELKGLRRQRMEAEEEGRQEEGETLQQRETELEAKLETFRTAWDRDTSPIVSVDDIAELIAMWTGIPVMQIAEEESERLLHMEEDLHKAIVGQEEAIDAISKAVRRARAGLKDPDRPIGSFIFLGPTGVGKTELTKALAKLLFGSEEALIQLDMSEFMERHSVSRLVGAPPGYVGYEDAGQLTEAIRRRPYSIVVFDEIEKAHPEAHNMLLQIMEEGHLSDARGHQVDFRNALIVMTSNVGADMIMRKGEIGFNLKTNDEVEEKIAYKDMRKKLTDALKRVFRPEFINRVDSVIIFRALNKENLRAIVNLEIEKVGARLKENELALQPTEAALDLFAELGYDREYGARPLKRVLQSKIEDPLSDALLAGEFKEGDTIVIDVEVGDEQPEIVLTKAKPKGRKKKTIPPAPPAEALAAN, encoded by the coding sequence ATGGAACGCCTTACCCAACGTGCACGCCGCGTGCTGAGCCTCGCTCATCAGGAGGCCGAGCGCATGCGCCACAACTACATCGGCACAGAGCACCTGCTTCTCGGCCTCATTCGTGAAGAGGGTGGTGTCGCCGCCCGTGTCCTGCGTGACCTCGGGCTCGAAGCCCCGCGCGTGCAGGAGATCGTCGAGCGCATGACCGGCGCCGGCCAGCACGAGGGCGAAAAGATCGACCTGTCCCCCGGCACCCAACAAGTGCTGGAATTTGCCTTTGAAGAAGCCCGCCGCCTGGGCAACCACTACGTCAGCACCGAGCACCTGCTGCTCGGCCTGGTGCGCTACGGCGAGGGTATCGCCCTCAACGTCCTGCGCAAGCTCGGCGTCACGCCGGAGCAGATCCGCCGCCAGACCCGCCGCGTCCTGCAGGAGAGCAGCGCTCCGCGCCGCCCGGCCAGCAGCACGCAGTCCGGCGAACGCCGCCCGCGCCGCGAGCAGCGCAGCGCCAAAACCCCCATGATCGACCAGTTGGCCGTGGACCTTACCACCCAGGCCGAAGAAGAAAAGCTTGACCCCGTTATCGGGCGTGAACAAGAGATCGAGCGCGTCATCCAGATCCTGGCACGCCGCAACAAGAACAACCCCGCCCTCATCGGCGAGCCCGGCGTCGGCAAGACCGCCATCGTCGAGGGCCTGGCCCAGCGCATCATTGATGGCGATGTGCCCGCCCCTCTGCTCGGCAAGCGCGTCCTGCAGCTCGATGTCGGCTCGCTCGTGGCTGGCACCATGTACCGTGGCCAGTTCGAGGAGCGGCTCAAGAAAGTGATCGATGAGCTCAAGGCCAGCGAGGCCATTCTGTTCATCGACGAAGCTCACATGCTCGTCGGCGCCGGCGCGGCAGGCTCCTCGGTGGACGCTGCCAACATCCTCAAGCCCGCCCTCTCGCGTGGCGAGCTGCAGGTCATTGGCGCCACCACACTGGAAGAGTACCGCAAGCACATCGAGAGCGACTCGGCCCTCGAGCGTCGTTTCCAGCCCGTCATCGTAGACGAGCCTTCCGTCGAAGAGACCATCGATATCCTGCGCGGCGTTCGCCCCGCCTATGAGGAGCATCACCGCCTGCGCATCTCAGACGAAGCCCTCGACGCCGCCGCACGCCTCTCGGCCCGCTACGTCACCGAGCGTTTCCTGCCCGACAAGGCCATCGACTTGATCGATGAGTCCGCCTCGCGCGTGCGCATGTACAAGAGCCCGGCCGCCAAGGAAGCCAAAGCGGTCACCGAAGAGCTCAAGGGCCTGCGCCGCCAGCGCATGGAAGCTGAAGAAGAAGGCCGCCAGGAAGAAGGCGAGACCCTGCAACAGCGCGAGACCGAACTGGAAGCCAAGCTTGAAACCTTCCGCACCGCCTGGGATCGTGACACCAGCCCCATCGTCTCGGTCGATGACATCGCCGAGCTGATCGCCATGTGGACCGGCATTCCGGTCATGCAGATCGCCGAGGAAGAATCCGAGCGCCTGCTGCACATGGAAGAAGACCTGCACAAAGCCATTGTCGGCCAGGAGGAGGCTATTGACGCCATCTCCAAGGCCGTGCGTCGTGCCCGTGCCGGCCTAAAAGATCCTGACCGCCCCATCGGTTCGTTCATCTTCCTCGGCCCCACCGGCGTGGGGAAGACCGAGCTCACCAAGGCCCTCGCCAAGCTGCTCTTCGGCAGTGAGGAAGCCCTCATCCAGCTCGATATGTCCGAGTTCATGGAGCGCCACTCCGTCAGCCGCCTCGTCGGCGCGCCTCCAGGCTATGTCGGCTACGAAGATGCCGGCCAGCTCACCGAGGCCATCCGCCGCCGTCCCTACTCGATCGTTGTCTTCGACGAGATCGAAAAGGCCCATCCCGAGGCGCACAACATGCTGCTCCAGATCATGGAAGAGGGCCATCTCTCTGATGCCCGCGGCCACCAGGTGGATTTCCGCAATGCGTTGATCGTCATGACCTCTAACGTGGGCGCAGACATGATCATGCGCAAGGGTGAGATCGGCTTCAACCTCAAGACCAACGACGAGGTTGAAGAGAAGATCGCCTACAAGGACATGCGCAAGAAGCTCACCGATGCGCTCAAGCGCGTCTTCCGCCCCGAGTTTATCAACCGGGTCGATTCGGTGATCATCTTCCGCGCCCTCAATAAAGAGAACCTGCGCGCCATCGTCAATCTCGAGATCGAGAAGGTGGGCGCCCGTCTGAAAGAGAACGAGCTGGCGCTGCAACCCACCGAAGCCGCCCTGGACCTGTTCGCCGAGCTGGGCTACGACCGTGAATACGGCGCTCGCCCGCTCAAGCGCGTCCTGCAGAGCAAGATCGAAGACCCGCTCTCGGATGCGCTGCTGGCTGGCGAGTTCAAGGAAGGCGACACCATCGTCATTGATGTGGAAGTGGGCGATGAGCAGCCGGAGATCGTGCTCACCAAAGCCAAGCCCAAGGGCCGCAAGAAGAAGACCATCCCGCCTGCGCCGCCTGCGGAAGCCCTGGCCGCCAATTAG
- a CDS encoding winged helix-turn-helix transcriptional regulator has protein sequence MADALTLTFSALADPTRRAILDRLSEGRASVSELAAPFKISLPAVSRHLKVLERAGLIARGRDAQWRPATLQAEPLKDVSVWLERYRRNWEESYERLDEYLSEVQKKQKENKEKDE, from the coding sequence ATGGCTGATGCACTAACCCTTACGTTCTCTGCGTTGGCAGACCCCACCCGCCGGGCGATCCTTGACCGGCTGTCTGAAGGGCGGGCAAGCGTGTCTGAGCTGGCTGCGCCGTTCAAAATCAGCCTGCCAGCGGTCTCACGCCACCTCAAAGTGCTCGAGCGGGCTGGGCTGATCGCCAGAGGCCGTGACGCGCAGTGGCGCCCCGCCACGCTGCAGGCTGAGCCCTTGAAGGATGTCTCCGTCTGGCTGGAACGTTACCGCCGCAACTGGGAAGAGAGTTACGAACGGTTGGACGAGTATTTGAGCGAAGTGCAGAAAAAACAAAAGGAAAACAAGGAGAAAGATGAGTAA
- a CDS encoding dienelactone hydrolase family protein, with protein sequence METFEANGKQHKGYLALPSGGEGPGLLLLHAWWGLTDLFKDQADKYAAEGYVVFAPDLFDGAQASEPAEAEKLVQAASADFPAVKAAAEAAARFLQNHPAVTSDKLTAVGFSFGAAYALVLDEALPDVFGKVVLFYGMAGADVSKSQAKYLAHFAENDPFEDTEAARCMNAANLERHIYPNTGHWFYEHNRADAYNAEAADLAWQRTITFLKG encoded by the coding sequence ATGGAGACTTTTGAAGCAAACGGAAAGCAGCACAAGGGGTATCTCGCTTTGCCGTCCGGCGGCGAAGGCCCTGGCTTGCTGCTATTGCACGCATGGTGGGGCCTGACCGACCTGTTTAAGGATCAGGCGGATAAGTATGCGGCTGAAGGCTATGTGGTCTTTGCGCCTGACCTGTTTGATGGCGCCCAGGCCAGTGAGCCAGCCGAGGCGGAGAAGCTTGTGCAAGCCGCCTCGGCCGACTTTCCGGCGGTTAAGGCCGCCGCGGAAGCTGCGGCCAGATTCCTGCAGAACCACCCCGCCGTCACCAGCGACAAATTGACCGCGGTGGGCTTCTCCTTCGGGGCGGCGTATGCGCTGGTGCTTGATGAAGCCTTGCCGGACGTGTTCGGCAAGGTGGTGCTGTTCTACGGCATGGCCGGGGCGGATGTCAGCAAGAGCCAGGCCAAATACCTGGCCCACTTTGCTGAGAACGACCCGTTTGAGGACACCGAAGCGGCGCGCTGCATGAATGCGGCCAACCTGGAACGCCACATTTACCCCAATACCGGGCACTGGTTCTATGAGCACAACCGGGCGGATGCCTACAATGCCGAGGCGGCTGACCTGGCCTGGCAGCGCACCATAACCTTTTTGAAGGGTTAA
- a CDS encoding SRPBCC domain-containing protein: MSNQRKFVVSMPSDTELVMEREFDAPREQVFNAHLDAKAIPLWWGPRGYTTEVLELDARPGGKWRFVQRTTGGQDITFFGEYRLISPHDKFVNTFGFDGMQGEPGEEEYNFIDLGNGRTLLRTYSKFKTKEELQGVLETGMEVGANETYDRLDEYLADARENKA; the protein is encoded by the coding sequence ATGAGTAACCAACGAAAGTTTGTAGTCAGCATGCCTTCCGATACGGAGCTGGTGATGGAGCGTGAATTTGACGCGCCGCGCGAGCAAGTGTTCAACGCGCATTTGGATGCGAAGGCGATCCCGCTGTGGTGGGGGCCGCGCGGTTACACCACGGAAGTATTGGAACTGGACGCGCGCCCTGGCGGAAAGTGGCGCTTTGTACAGCGCACCACGGGGGGCCAGGACATTACGTTCTTTGGTGAGTACCGCCTGATCTCGCCCCACGATAAGTTTGTGAATACCTTCGGGTTCGATGGAATGCAGGGTGAGCCGGGTGAGGAGGAATACAACTTCATTGACTTGGGCAATGGCCGGACGTTACTGCGCACCTATTCTAAGTTCAAGACGAAGGAAGAACTGCAGGGTGTGCTGGAGACCGGCATGGAAGTTGGCGCCAACGAGACCTACGACCGGCTGGATGAGTACCTGGCTGACGCGCGGGAAAATAAGGCCTAA
- a CDS encoding aminopeptidase — translation MTKSFDQKLSGYADLIVHIGLNVRPGQKVVVSGKNLFRGAPLHSAPLVRKIVESAYKAGARFVDVFWDDDQSQLVRFTHAPRDSFEEFPTWRTRALHEYAANGDAIVSIYGEDPDLFNGQDAALVTQAQRTMEKHMQPQMELLMKNAYNWLLVSVPHPNWAAKVFPDLPAEQQMDAMWEHIFKLCRIDRDDPVAAWKEHIAQLNEAAKYLNEKQYDGLHYRAPGTDFTVGLPAGHLWNSAQSDTQGGITFTPNLPTEEIFTLGDKNRAEGTLKASMPLSYGGRLIEDFSMVFKDGRVVEVKAGKNEQALKDLLDVDDGAGRVGEIALVPHSSPIAQSGRLFYNTLYDENAASHIAVGRAYRFTLKGGENMSAEEFEAAGGNNSLVHVDFMIGSGEMDIDGITKDGTKEPLMRKGEWAYKA, via the coding sequence ATGACCAAGAGCTTTGACCAAAAACTGTCTGGATACGCTGACCTGATCGTGCACATTGGCTTGAACGTGCGACCGGGTCAGAAAGTTGTGGTGAGTGGCAAGAACCTATTTCGCGGAGCGCCGCTGCACAGCGCCCCGTTGGTGCGCAAGATCGTGGAGAGCGCTTACAAGGCTGGGGCGCGCTTTGTGGACGTGTTCTGGGATGATGACCAGAGCCAGCTGGTGCGTTTTACCCACGCGCCGCGTGACAGCTTCGAGGAGTTTCCCACCTGGCGCACGCGTGCGCTGCATGAATATGCCGCCAACGGCGATGCGATCGTCTCCATCTATGGCGAGGACCCTGACCTGTTCAACGGTCAGGACGCAGCGCTGGTGACCCAGGCGCAGCGCACGATGGAGAAGCACATGCAGCCCCAGATGGAGCTGCTGATGAAGAACGCCTACAACTGGCTGCTGGTCAGCGTGCCGCATCCCAATTGGGCTGCCAAGGTGTTCCCAGACCTGCCGGCTGAGCAGCAGATGGACGCAATGTGGGAGCATATCTTCAAGTTGTGCCGCATTGACCGGGATGACCCGGTGGCGGCATGGAAAGAGCACATTGCCCAGCTAAACGAGGCGGCCAAGTATCTGAACGAGAAGCAATACGACGGTCTGCACTACCGCGCGCCGGGCACCGACTTCACTGTGGGGCTGCCGGCCGGGCATCTTTGGAACAGCGCCCAGTCAGACACGCAAGGTGGCATTACCTTCACGCCCAACCTGCCGACTGAGGAGATCTTTACCCTGGGCGACAAGAACCGCGCCGAGGGCACGCTCAAGGCGTCCATGCCGTTGAGCTATGGCGGGCGGCTGATCGAAGACTTCAGTATGGTGTTCAAAGACGGCCGCGTCGTCGAGGTCAAGGCTGGCAAGAACGAGCAGGCGCTCAAAGACCTGCTGGATGTCGACGATGGCGCTGGACGCGTCGGCGAGATCGCCCTGGTTCCGCACAGCTCGCCCATCGCACAGTCTGGGCGGCTGTTTTACAACACCTTGTACGACGAAAATGCCGCCAGCCATATTGCCGTGGGCCGTGCCTATCGCTTCACGCTGAAGGGCGGCGAGAACATGAGCGCTGAGGAGTTCGAGGCGGCCGGCGGGAATAACAGCCTGGTGCACGTCGATTTCATGATCGGCTCGGGCGAGATGGACATTGACGGCATCACGAAGGACGGCACCAAAGAGCCGCTGATGCGCAAGGGCGAGTGGGCTTACAAAGCCTGA
- a CDS encoding fatty acid desaturase translates to METTKAKTKPAWVDAIKPYQVPDHRKSAWQLINSLVPYLLIWVLMYYSLRVNYLITLALAFMNALFMMRLFIIQHDCGHNSFFKSTKLNDFVGGILGIVSMTPYHHWRRTHAKHHATAGDLDFRGIGDIYTMTVDEYAALPWHRKVTYRIYRNPLVKFVIGPSLLFIVLHRFMLSKDVDKRERRSVLYTNVALAAIFAALSAWIGWRETLLIWLPIMVFGSSIGVFLFYVQHQFEDTYWRWHEEWDYTEAALRGASFFKMNKVAQWFSGNIGFHHVHHLSPKIPNYNLERAHYENEIFHQVATITFWTSFKTIFLHLWDEQTHKLISWTEYHRQKKHSVASGA, encoded by the coding sequence ATGGAAACCACCAAAGCCAAGACCAAGCCGGCCTGGGTAGACGCGATCAAGCCCTATCAAGTGCCCGACCACCGCAAGAGTGCCTGGCAGCTTATCAACAGCCTGGTCCCATATCTGCTGATATGGGTGCTGATGTATTACAGCCTGCGCGTCAACTATCTCATCACCCTGGCCCTGGCCTTTATGAACGCGCTGTTCATGATGCGTCTGTTCATCATCCAGCATGATTGTGGCCATAACTCGTTCTTCAAATCCACCAAGCTCAACGATTTCGTGGGCGGCATCCTGGGCATCGTGTCCATGACGCCCTACCATCACTGGCGCCGCACGCATGCCAAGCACCACGCCACCGCCGGCGATCTTGACTTTCGAGGCATTGGCGACATTTACACCATGACGGTGGACGAATACGCCGCGCTGCCCTGGCACCGCAAGGTGACCTACCGCATTTACCGTAACCCGCTGGTCAAGTTCGTGATCGGCCCCAGCTTGTTGTTCATCGTGCTGCACCGCTTCATGCTCAGCAAAGATGTCGACAAGCGCGAGCGTCGCAGTGTGCTCTATACCAACGTGGCCCTCGCCGCCATCTTCGCCGCCCTCAGCGCCTGGATCGGCTGGCGCGAGACGCTGCTGATCTGGCTGCCCATCATGGTCTTCGGCTCGTCCATCGGCGTGTTCCTCTTTTATGTTCAGCACCAGTTCGAGGACACTTACTGGCGCTGGCATGAGGAGTGGGATTACACCGAGGCGGCCCTGCGCGGCGCATCTTTCTTCAAGATGAACAAAGTGGCGCAGTGGTTCAGCGGGAACATTGGCTTCCATCATGTCCATCACCTTTCCCCCAAGATCCCCAACTACAACCTGGAACGCGCTCATTACGAGAACGAGATCTTTCACCAGGTGGCAACGATCACCTTCTGGACCAGCTTCAAAACCATCTTCCTGCATCTGTGGGATGAGCAAACCCATAAGCTCATCAGTTGGACGGAGTATCACCGCCAGAAAAAACACAGCGTCGCCAGTGGCGCCTAA
- a CDS encoding SRPBCC domain-containing protein, which translates to MSTERKFKISFPSDTEMVMEREFDAPRELVFDAHLNPEAIPQWWGGRGDSTEVVEMDVRAGGKWRFITRTKDEQEFVFFGEYREITPPERFIRTFGFEAPAALGIAMPGEPGEETYSFIDLGNDRTLLRVHSFTTREEFEGMEEGANENYDKLDEFLAQKTAA; encoded by the coding sequence ATGAGCACAGAACGAAAGTTTAAAATCAGCTTTCCCTCGGACACTGAGATGGTGATGGAGCGCGAGTTCGATGCTCCGCGCGAGCTGGTTTTCGACGCCCATCTGAACCCTGAGGCCATTCCACAGTGGTGGGGCGGGCGCGGGGACAGCACCGAAGTAGTGGAAATGGATGTGCGTGCGGGCGGCAAGTGGCGCTTTATCACGCGCACCAAGGACGAGCAGGAGTTCGTCTTCTTCGGCGAGTATCGCGAAATTACTCCGCCAGAGCGGTTCATCAGGACCTTCGGGTTTGAGGCACCCGCTGCCCTTGGCATTGCAATGCCCGGTGAACCCGGCGAAGAAACCTACAGCTTCATTGACTTAGGCAATGATCGCACCCTGCTTCGCGTCCACTCCTTCACGACCCGGGAAGAGTTCGAGGGCATGGAGGAAGGCGCTAATGAGAACTACGACAAGCTCGATGAGTTCCTGGCGCAGAAAACCGCGGCCTAG
- the radA gene encoding DNA repair protein RadA, with amino-acid sequence MAKVHTRFVCQSCGRAAAKALGRCPQCGEWNTYIEELVADEPARRAAGSNGANAAAPKPLTQIPGGAESERMPLSIGEFARVLGGGIVPGSLVLIGGDPGIGKSTLLLQTAMEMAANDRVLYVSGEESPSQIKMRAERLRPTPATDSQNPLPDSLLLVTETNLDAILHHVEQIKPRLLIIDSIQTVYDPQIDSSAGSVTQLRECSDRFRQLAKSSGLAVFLIGHVTKEGVIAGPRLLEHMVDTVLYLEGDRFQSFRLLRAVKNRFGATAEVGVFEMVGTGMQEVPNPSEAFLAERVVNAAGSAIAVTMEGTRPLLVEVQGLTSPSAFGNPRRSGNGVDNNRLLLITAVLTRRLGLPLAEQDVFVNVVGGLRIGEPAADLALAAAIASSAWDKPLRADAVLIGEVGLSGELRTVPHTPSRLKEAAALGFKSAVMPRRLRKNEELAAGIEVREARTLREALDLALLKKD; translated from the coding sequence ATGGCTAAAGTCCACACCCGCTTCGTCTGCCAGAGCTGTGGCCGCGCCGCCGCCAAGGCGCTCGGCCGCTGCCCGCAGTGCGGCGAATGGAACACGTACATTGAAGAACTCGTCGCCGATGAGCCGGCCCGCCGCGCCGCCGGCAGTAACGGCGCCAACGCTGCCGCTCCCAAACCTCTGACCCAGATCCCCGGTGGCGCCGAAAGCGAGCGTATGCCGCTCTCCATCGGCGAATTTGCCCGCGTGCTCGGCGGCGGCATCGTGCCCGGCTCACTGGTCCTCATCGGCGGCGACCCGGGCATCGGCAAGAGTACGCTGCTCTTGCAAACCGCCATGGAAATGGCCGCCAACGACCGCGTACTCTACGTCTCAGGCGAAGAATCCCCCTCGCAGATCAAGATGCGTGCGGAGCGCCTGCGGCCCACTCCCGCGACCGATTCACAAAACCCGCTACCCGATTCCTTGTTGCTGGTCACCGAAACCAACCTGGATGCCATCCTGCATCACGTTGAGCAGATCAAGCCGCGCCTGCTCATCATCGATTCGATCCAAACCGTCTACGACCCCCAGATCGATTCGTCCGCTGGCTCGGTCACTCAGCTGCGCGAATGCAGCGACCGTTTTCGCCAGCTTGCCAAATCCAGCGGCCTGGCCGTCTTCCTCATCGGCCACGTCACCAAAGAGGGTGTCATCGCCGGCCCACGCCTGCTTGAGCACATGGTCGATACCGTCCTCTACCTTGAAGGCGATCGCTTCCAGTCCTTCCGCTTGCTGCGCGCCGTCAAGAACCGCTTCGGTGCCACCGCTGAGGTTGGCGTCTTCGAAATGGTCGGCACCGGCATGCAGGAGGTACCCAATCCCTCCGAAGCCTTCCTGGCCGAGCGCGTCGTCAACGCCGCTGGATCCGCCATCGCCGTCACCATGGAGGGCACCCGCCCGCTCCTCGTCGAAGTCCAGGGGCTCACCAGCCCCAGCGCCTTCGGCAACCCGCGCCGCTCCGGCAACGGGGTCGATAACAACCGCTTGCTGCTCATCACCGCCGTGCTCACCCGCCGCCTCGGCCTGCCGCTGGCCGAGCAGGACGTCTTCGTCAATGTGGTCGGCGGCCTGCGCATCGGCGAGCCCGCCGCTGACCTGGCGCTGGCTGCCGCCATCGCCAGCTCCGCCTGGGATAAGCCCCTGCGCGCCGATGCCGTCCTCATCGGCGAGGTTGGCCTCAGCGGCGAGCTGCGCACTGTGCCGCACACGCCCTCCCGCCTCAAAGAGGCGGCAGCGCTGGGTTTCAAATCCGCCGTGATGCCGCGCCGCCTGCGCAAAAACGAAGAGCTCGCCGCCGGCATCGAGGTGCGCGAAGCCCGCACCCTGCGCGAGGCGCTCGACCTCGCTCTGCTCAAAAAGGATTAA
- a CDS encoding biotin transporter BioY, whose translation MQQVLSERILPRSRSTWLAEATLIVFGALFIAALAQVRIPLQPVPITGQTLAVLLVGMALGSRRGPLAVLAYLGMAAAGLPFFTGGQSGLAYMAGATGGYLVGFVAAAYVVGWLAERGWDRTLGKTLIAMVIGNAVIYLFGISWLATIVGGFSGPSGSLALGLYPFLLGDALKALAAALLLPAAWMMLNEQPK comes from the coding sequence ATGCAACAAGTCTTGTCTGAACGCATACTGCCGCGCAGCCGCAGCACCTGGCTGGCGGAGGCTACGCTGATCGTTTTCGGAGCGCTGTTCATTGCTGCACTGGCCCAAGTGCGCATCCCGCTGCAACCCGTGCCTATCACCGGGCAGACCTTGGCGGTGCTGCTGGTGGGCATGGCGCTCGGCTCGCGCCGCGGCCCGTTGGCCGTACTGGCCTATTTGGGCATGGCGGCGGCCGGCTTGCCGTTCTTCACTGGCGGCCAGAGCGGCCTGGCTTACATGGCCGGCGCCACAGGTGGTTACCTGGTGGGCTTTGTGGCCGCGGCTTATGTGGTCGGCTGGCTGGCCGAGCGCGGGTGGGACCGCACGCTGGGCAAGACCCTGATTGCCATGGTGATCGGCAATGCCGTGATCTACCTTTTTGGCATTAGCTGGCTGGCCACGATCGTGGGCGGCTTCAGCGGCCCCAGCGGGTCACTGGCCCTGGGCTTGTACCCGTTCCTGTTGGGCGATGCGCTCAAGGCCCTGGCAGCTGCCCTGCTGCTGCCAGCCGCCTGGATGATGCTGAACGAGCAGCCCAAGTAA
- a CDS encoding FAD/NAD(P)-binding protein — translation MVAHTPTITIIGGGASGTLLAVQLARQASAPLKIHLIEQHGPAGRGVAYDTTTPAHRLNVPANKMGAYPDHPGHFHEWLVQNGHDFATDAFVPRQLYSQYLQDQLQAAQETPGVQIVLIHDEALEIEVQPGRAEVALASGRVLTSDAVVLAFGNFLPPQPGFLSPQAAAAPKYFANPWQPDLAASLAADDRVLVIGMGLTAVDTLLSLQGQQHRGPLYAISTHGWWPAVHQLGHIYPDFAAELAGLNSLPTMLRVLRRHLNAAATQGSNWRAVIDALRPNTQALWHQLPPAEKRRFMRHLRRLWDVSRHRMPQECAAALDTMHASRQLHSLRGRITAVEFNGEEFSVTFRSPHGEQALQVDAIVNCMGSESNYARLPSRLVQNLLARQLIKPDALSQGLEAGPDGLLGPRLYTLGTALKGMLWESTAMPEIRAQAQQLAAQLLDSLP, via the coding sequence ATGGTCGCTCACACCCCAACCATCACCATCATTGGCGGCGGCGCCAGCGGCACGCTGCTGGCCGTCCAACTCGCCCGCCAGGCCAGCGCGCCGCTCAAGATCCATCTCATAGAGCAACACGGCCCTGCCGGACGCGGCGTGGCCTATGACACCACCACGCCCGCCCATCGCCTCAACGTGCCCGCCAACAAAATGGGCGCCTATCCTGACCATCCGGGCCATTTCCACGAATGGCTCGTACAAAATGGCCACGACTTCGCAACGGATGCGTTTGTGCCGCGCCAACTCTATAGCCAATACCTGCAAGACCAGTTGCAAGCCGCCCAGGAAACGCCTGGCGTGCAAATTGTGCTCATTCACGATGAGGCGCTGGAAATCGAGGTCCAGCCTGGCCGCGCCGAAGTAGCCTTGGCCTCCGGCCGCGTCCTCACCAGCGATGCCGTTGTGCTGGCTTTCGGCAACTTCCTGCCGCCGCAGCCCGGCTTCCTCAGCCCGCAAGCGGCTGCCGCGCCCAAGTATTTCGCCAACCCCTGGCAGCCAGACCTTGCGGCCAGCCTGGCTGCCGACGACCGCGTCCTTGTCATCGGCATGGGCCTCACCGCCGTGGATACCCTGCTGAGCCTGCAGGGTCAGCAACACCGCGGCCCTCTATATGCCATCTCCACCCACGGCTGGTGGCCCGCCGTGCACCAACTCGGGCACATCTATCCTGACTTCGCTGCCGAGCTGGCAGGCTTAAACTCCCTGCCCACCATGCTGCGCGTGCTGCGCCGCCACCTCAATGCGGCCGCTACCCAGGGCAGCAACTGGCGCGCCGTCATTGATGCGCTCCGCCCCAACACCCAGGCGCTATGGCATCAACTCCCGCCCGCCGAAAAACGGCGCTTCATGCGCCACCTACGCCGTTTGTGGGATGTGTCGCGTCACCGCATGCCGCAGGAATGCGCCGCCGCGCTGGACACCATGCATGCCAGCCGCCAGTTGCACAGCCTGCGGGGCCGCATCACCGCCGTGGAATTTAATGGGGAAGAGTTCAGCGTTACGTTTCGCAGCCCCCACGGTGAACAGGCACTGCAAGTGGACGCCATCGTCAACTGCATGGGTTCCGAAAGCAACTACGCCCGTCTACCCAGCCGCCTGGTGCAGAATTTGCTGGCCCGCCAGCTCATCAAGCCCGATGCGCTCTCGCAGGGTCTGGAGGCCGGCCCAGACGGCCTACTAGGCCCGCGCCTGTACACGCTGGGCACCGCCCTCAAAGGTATGCTGTGGGAGAGCACCGCCATGCCCGAGATCCGCGCTCAGGCCCAGCAACTGGCGGCTCAACTGTTGGATAGCCTGCCCTGA